Genomic DNA from Paramisgurnus dabryanus chromosome 11, PD_genome_1.1, whole genome shotgun sequence:
aatgtaacaaaaaccTGAATCTAACAAGTTGTGTGGCGTCACATAATTTTGCATGAATCAAAACCAAACATTAGGTGTGCATGTTCATGGGATAAAACATCCTTGCCTCTAGGAGCTTCTTTACTTCGTATCTGACAACTCCTTGGCTTGATGAGCCTGAAGAACCACTACTGCCTCTTCAACCTAAAGAGTTCAGATTATTGCATTATTATATCACTTTGGTTAATAAATAAATCCATGATCACGAGCAAAGATCCAGTGATAATTGTTGTGTTGGCAAACCTTAGAGTTGAGGGATTCTGGAGACTCAAGCATGTGTAGTAGTTCAGAGTTGTCAATCTCCAGCAGCATACCCGTGATCTTCCCTGCTAGATTGGGATGCATAGCCTGTATAAGGGGGTACAGGCGTTCACCTGTAAAGGATGCACACAGTTAAGGCATATAAAGGACCTAAACAAAATGTCACATTTTCACTAATCCTCCATTCCCttggtgtgtgtgtctgtgtaatACCCAGTAGCTGTTTCTGTTCTTTTAAGGGTGCAGCTGCCAGCATTGAGGCTGTAAGTGGATCTTGACCCCTCACGTGTACCGCAGGCTCTGTACTCTGTGCAAcctaaacaaaataaacacattttacacTTACAGGTGTAGCAATTTACTTATTAGTTTTAAGATTGCAGTTTAAAAGATGTAGCCCCACCCAGTGGCCATGAATGCATCTATATTGGTTGAGGTGTAAAAAAGTCAGACAGTTTTAAACTAACAAACCGTGTTTCATAATTTCTCTTAATAcactttattaataaacaacCTGTTGaacctttaaacaacatttgcaTTTCAAATGACATTACGTTGAGAGCGGCAAAGATCTAAATGTTTAAGTTTCAGTTTAACCACAAGGGGGCTAGATGTGATCACAAATGgcctttaaaacattaaatagccATATAAAACCATTTCTAATTATGTTGGCTTGGAAAAGcctacatactgttcttcaTTCTAAACTTATTAGTAGGAATGCTTATTGGGGAatggtgtgctatgacttttataagcaggatttccgaaaggatgccaattttctccctagcaaccaaatgtagtaccctagcaaccgaataaagccttttatctctgcatcagaacatcgtagagacacaggggttggaccgtttgactcgtgacttggagAGGGAAAAAAAGCTTTAAGTAGTAAGTAAAAAAATTGCACAATTTAAGCTGTAAAATACGATTTACTATTTTTTTATGCTTTATAAACccctattttattttattttacaggtGTGTGCTGGGGCAGGACTCGGGTCCTGCGCAGTGGCCTAATATTAGTCGACTGGTAGAGACAGTATGTCTGCAG
This window encodes:
- the LOC135729700 gene encoding polyadenylate-binding protein 1-A-like codes for the protein MSEVAQSTEPAVHVRGQDPLTASMLAAAPLKEQKQLLGERLYPLIQAMHPNLAGKITGMLLEIDNSELLHMLESPESLNSKVEEAVVVLQAHQAKELSDTK